ATGAAAAATAATGATGATGTTAATGTATGCACGGTGACAATGTTTGAATGGTGATCGAAAGTAATGGATATGACAGGAGGTAATGGATGCGATGGAGGTGAAGATTCACGGTGGTCGATAATGACGATGAACGGAGGACCAGAGGATGATGAACGGAGGACCAGAGGACCGGAGGTGGTTGAGAACTCGAAACCGGCACTCGAAATCGTGGAGGTGGTTGCGAGTCAGAACAGTGAAAAACAATGGTGGTTGCAACTCGGAATCAGGTTGCTATCTGATGGAGAAGCACGATGGTGTAATAGGTTGTTGAATGGTGATCGGCAAAACTCGAAGTTGTTTTATCGAAACCTCAAGAGACTCGTAACCTGTGATCTTGTGATTGACAACCTTTTGTGACTCCAAACAGTCGACTCGAAACCAATTATCGAAATGGAGATGACTCGGAACCTTTTGAGTTAAAACTCAACTCGAATCTCAGATTCAACTTCAAGAATTATTTAAAAACATAGACTCGGAACCTCAACTTTTAATCGGTGACTCAGAAACGAAGATGATGTTGAACATATGATGATGATTTGACTCAAATTTACAgaagtggctgtggtggcggtggtggctgtggtggcggtggtggctatGGTGgcgatggtggcggtggtggcggtggtggcgatggtggtggtggtggcagggctagtggtggtggtgttacaaatttacacaatcagtcctttatgttacaaatttacacaatcagtccttatttactaactgacttaactgggttatgatttttggactgaaatggcacctttccagaatgtctgggaggaaaatggcgcatttttgaaaaatggactgaaatggccaaagtgaccaaaccacagggacgaaaatggcagttaactctaatTATATATATGTGGAATGTGATAAAAATAGAAAATACATTTGGGTATAGAAAGGGGCGACTTTGGATACTTTGTGGAATACATACatagatacatacatacatgtctCCGTGTTTCTCTCTCCTgaaagcagcagcagcagccattTCATCATAAAACTACTTTCTCCGATCAAAAAGCTTTTGAGGAATGAAATCAACAATAAGTCTTCTGGATTCTGCCGTCTTCCAACTCACCCCCACAAGAACAAGGTAACTGTTTTACTTGGCATGCATTTCGATTATCTGAACCCTAGAAAACACTTGGTAGTAGTTTAACTTCACAACCCAGAATTGAAGATATATAGAGCATGTGAAAATTCCTGTCTCTGCCAGTTACTTATAGACAGACAGACAGATATGCTCCTCGTTTTCATCTCTTTATCGATCTGTATGTGTTGATTTCTCCACcacaaaattaattaattaattaattaaaaaacaaaacaaaacaaaacacagaCAGAGACTAACGACGAGATGGTAATACAATGATGTATGGAGTTGATAATTTTGAATTCAAACTTAGCAGGTGTGATTTATACATCATTGCAAATGGGAAGAAAGAGAAAATTGCTTCTGGTTTGCTCAACCCTTTTATTGCAGCACACTTAAAGACCGCTCAAGATCAGATTGCGGAAGGTGGATACTCGGTATTGCTTGCACCACAAGCTGGAAGTAATGCCACATGGTTTACCCTCCaaaggtttgttgttgttgttgttgttcataCTTTTGAATCCTTTGTGTTGAATGCTGCCTGCCTTTTGGTTTTAAATGACTGGAAGTTGTGCCATTTTACCTCAGCTTTACGGACGGTAGGAATTATCATTTTTTTAAACCTTTGACGCGGAAGCTATTTCTTCTTTGTAGTTTTGTGAGCACTCCGGAGATTCTGGAACGTGTCTACACCATAGAATCTGAAATCTTACAGGTAGAAGAAGCAATTGCCATTCAAGGAAACACTGATATTTCGGTCAGCATTATCTATTTTAATATATgtattcgtaaataaagaaaatttacacatgtgtaaaaaatttattaagagtgattttgagaggataGATGAAATATTTTTAAAAAGTAAATTTTATTTCTAATGTTCTATTTTAATTATAATGAGGTTTGTGTTGTGCTAAAACATTGATCTTGATTggtttttttcattcgttctcatgGTTTTCGCAAtattagcgttctcaagataaccctcccctatacacacacacacgcacacacacatatatatatatatatatacgtatgtgTAAGTGTATGCATGAACTTTTTTCTTAATCAAAATGTTCACCATGGCAGATAAAAGACCAATACATAAAGCCTGCGTCAAGCAACGAAGGTAGGTAACTTGGACCATGTGGCATTTTTAGTTCTCGTCGTTTTTGATCTCTTGGTATTCAATTCATTCCACAGGAAACAAACCGGCAGGTGACGTCAATGAGGAGGAGAAGGCAATTGTTCTATACACGGTAACAAATCACCAAGTAGCGTATTCTTATTGTCTAGTgtgtaatataataataataatccatTATTAATTCTATTTTTCGTTTCTTCTATCAGCCCGATGCGCCTGAGCTTCCCAGTCCGAGCACTAAGGAGAGAAATTCAAAGTATTGGTGTTTCCTTCTTAACATTTTCTTCTGTTTTTATCGTAAGAGTCGTTACAATAGTTGTATTGTTATGTATGTATTTTCAGAGCCCAGCTGATAAATGTTCTCGAGACACGTAAAacagtgctgaagaaagaacaagGGATGGCGTTTGCACGCGCTGTCGCTGCTGGATTTGAAATCGAGAATGTGGCAAATTTGTTATCATTTGCTGAATGCTTCGGAGCATCACGCCTCATGTAACCATAACAAAACTCTTTTTTGTTTCTGTATATCTACCTATCATCTCTTTTTAACAATTTCGgtgtacatacatacatacattcaggAGTGGTTGCTTGAGGTTCATGAATTTGTGGAAGCAGAAACACGAGTCCGGACAATGGGTTGAAATAGAAGCAGAAGACGCAATGTCAGATTGCACTGCATCGGCAATCGTGCATTCAGAAACAGCAGGCACCAATACAAATGCTGCTGGTAAAATTCTTACATGAACACAAACACATTATTAATACATTTTCGTTCGATAAACAGTCTTTACGTTGGAGGCGGTGAGCAACAATATCATTCATGGAGGACAGCATCCAGGTTTCCCGCCATGGGGTATGCATTCTTCACCGCAAGGTGACGTACGCGTACCGGTGTATACTACTATCAAAATTATCCAGGATTTTATCCTCCACCGCCACATTACCCGTCTCCGTCACCCGTTGAAGAAGAGAGCCCAGAAGTGCTGGTAAAAAGAAATCAGGTAGAGTGGTTATTCGCGTTAACTCGAAAACCAAGACTTCCTCAGAGTCAGCTTCTTCCGTGTTAGGAATCATATGTTTACTTTGCTATTTCTAGTATTAGGGAGGGGGTAGTTGTAACTTTCTCTCTTATAAATAAGTATGGAATAGTTAGTAGGGAGAGAACAGAGTTTGTAATTCCATTGTGGAGAAGGGCTTAGACTTCGGTGATTGTTTATCTTCGATTTGTATTTCAGTTCAATCTATCACAATTATCATATATCGATTCCTATCATTCCGACACCGACACCAGTGATCATGATCGTACACAACAACATAAGATCCCCAAAGA
The sequence above is drawn from the Helianthus annuus cultivar XRQ/B chromosome 12, HanXRQr2.0-SUNRISE, whole genome shotgun sequence genome and encodes:
- the LOC110896180 gene encoding COP1-interacting protein 7 isoform X8 encodes the protein MKSTISLLDSAVFQLTPTRTSRCDLYIIANGKKEKIASGLLNPFIAAHLKTAQDQIAEGGYSVLLAPQAGSNATWFTLQSFVSTPEILERVYTIESEILQIKDQYIKPASSNEGNKPAGDVNEEEKAIVLYTPDAPELPSPSTKERNSKAQLINVLETRKTVLKKEQGMAFARAVAAGFEIENVANLLSFAECFGASRLMSGCLRFMNLWKQKHESGQWVEIEAEDAMSDCTASAIVHSETAGTNTNAAGGEQQYHSWRTASRFPAMGYAFFTAR
- the LOC110896180 gene encoding COP1-interacting protein 7 isoform X9, which codes for MKSTISLLDSAVFQLTPTRTRCDLYIIANGKKEKIASGLLNPFIAAHLKTAQDQIAEGGYSVLLAPQAGSNATWFTLQSFVSTPEILERVYTIESEILQIKDQYIKPASSNEGNKPAGDVNEEEKAIVLYTPDAPELPSPSTKERNSKAQLINVLETRKTVLKKEQGMAFARAVAAGFEIENVANLLSFAECFGASRLMSGCLRFMNLWKQKHESGQWVEIEAEDAMSDCTASAIVHSETAGTNTNAAGGEQQYHSWRTASRFPAMGYAFFTAR
- the LOC110896180 gene encoding COP1-interacting protein 7 isoform X5, with amino-acid sequence MKSTISLLDSAVFQLTPTRTRCDLYIIANGKKEKIASGLLNPFIAAHLKTAQDQIAEGGYSVLLAPQAGSNATWFTLQSFVSTPEILERVYTIESEILQVEEAIAIQGNTDISIKDQYIKPASSNEGNKPAGDVNEEEKAIVLYTPDAPELPSPSTKERNSKAQLINVLETRKTVLKKEQGMAFARAVAAGFEIENVANLLSFAECFGASRLMSGCLRFMNLWKQKHESGQWVEIEAEDAMSDCTASAIVHSETAGTNTNAAGGEQQYHSWRTASRFPAMGYAFFTAR
- the LOC110896180 gene encoding COP1-interacting protein 7 isoform X4; protein product: MKSTISLLDSAVFQLTPTRTSRCDLYIIANGKKEKIASGLLNPFIAAHLKTAQDQIAEGGYSVLLAPQAGSNATWFTLQSFVSTPEILERVYTIESEILQVEEAIAIQGNTDISIKDQYIKPASSNEGNKPAGDVNEEEKAIVLYTPDAPELPSPSTKERNSKAQLINVLETRKTVLKKEQGMAFARAVAAGFEIENVANLLSFAECFGASRLMSGCLRFMNLWKQKHESGQWVEIEAEDAMSDCTASAIVHSETAGTNTNAAGGEQQYHSWRTASRFPAMGYAFFTAR
- the LOC110896180 gene encoding COP1-interacting protein 7 isoform X3 translates to MKSTISLLDSAVFQLTPTRTRCDLYIIANGKKEKIASGLLNPFIAAHLKTAQDQIAEGGYSVLLAPQAGSNATWFTLQSFVSTPEILERVYTIESEILQVEEAIAIQGNTDISIKDQYIKPASSNEGNKPAGDVNEEEKAIVLYTVTNHQPDAPELPSPSTKERNSKAQLINVLETRKTVLKKEQGMAFARAVAAGFEIENVANLLSFAECFGASRLMSGCLRFMNLWKQKHESGQWVEIEAEDAMSDCTASAIVHSETAGTNTNAAGGEQQYHSWRTASRFPAMGYAFFTAR
- the LOC110896180 gene encoding COP1-interacting protein 7 isoform X7, with protein sequence MKSTISLLDSAVFQLTPTRTRCDLYIIANGKKEKIASGLLNPFIAAHLKTAQDQIAEGGYSVLLAPQAGSNATWFTLQSFVSTPEILERVYTIESEILQIKDQYIKPASSNEGNKPAGDVNEEEKAIVLYTVTNHQPDAPELPSPSTKERNSKAQLINVLETRKTVLKKEQGMAFARAVAAGFEIENVANLLSFAECFGASRLMSGCLRFMNLWKQKHESGQWVEIEAEDAMSDCTASAIVHSETAGTNTNAAGGEQQYHSWRTASRFPAMGYAFFTAR
- the LOC110896180 gene encoding COP1-interacting protein 7 isoform X2, with translation MKSTISLLDSAVFQLTPTRTSRCDLYIIANGKKEKIASGLLNPFIAAHLKTAQDQIAEGGYSVLLAPQAGSNATWFTLQSFVSTPEILERVYTIESEILQVEEAIAIQGNTDISIKDQYIKPASSNEGNKPAGDVNEEEKAIVLYTVTNHQPDAPELPSPSTKERNSKAQLINVLETRKTVLKKEQGMAFARAVAAGFEIENVANLLSFAECFGASRLMSGCLRFMNLWKQKHESGQWVEIEAEDAMSDCTASAIVHSETAGTNTNAAGGEQQYHSWRTASRFPAMGYAFFTAR
- the LOC110896180 gene encoding COP1-interacting protein 7 isoform X6, whose protein sequence is MKSTISLLDSAVFQLTPTRTSRCDLYIIANGKKEKIASGLLNPFIAAHLKTAQDQIAEGGYSVLLAPQAGSNATWFTLQSFVSTPEILERVYTIESEILQIKDQYIKPASSNEGNKPAGDVNEEEKAIVLYTVTNHQPDAPELPSPSTKERNSKAQLINVLETRKTVLKKEQGMAFARAVAAGFEIENVANLLSFAECFGASRLMSGCLRFMNLWKQKHESGQWVEIEAEDAMSDCTASAIVHSETAGTNTNAAGGEQQYHSWRTASRFPAMGYAFFTAR